In Janthinobacterium rivuli, a single genomic region encodes these proteins:
- a CDS encoding TonB-dependent receptor: MTAPVLHRRAPAMAPRALVSAISLCFIAAAPAFAQTANKTLDQIVVTGSRFNSDPALQPIGATIITADEIRRAGVTDVNQAIRKIGGVYGRQGLAGNPDNFTLDLRGFGATASPNMVVVLDGVRLSENELADPLLTTIPIDSVERIEITRGGSSVLYGDGATGGIINIVTKRPGKQAGRGTVFAEAGQLGQREVRGSVAQSWDNVALNAAIGRLETDNYRDNNEYKQNTFSGGAQWSGKDIRAGLRIDSTRQDIRFPGSLTMAQFEANPRQTNTPKDFGSIDSDRYTAFAEGRLGAVDLAAELSRSEKTAKSIFGSPRQAKTKQNQFSPRLRHLGQFDGMLNEIVAGVDFIKWDSNIDSSYSLAKADQKSQAFYVRDELKFASPQNFRIAAGVRHETFDKDFNDPIGYPTTAYNIKQNFNAWDVQGSFDVVPQVNLYAKAGQSYRVANADENNSTPVANKPLQGQTSHDLELGATYDNSIVKLDARVFRHKLTNEIYFDPTAGASGWGANTNLDPTKHQGFELDASANIAADWRVSGHYQHVKATFTEGANSGKELTLIPKNTLSARLSWVPKDGQSADFGAQWVDSQRYGSDFANTCSSKIPAFTTFDARYARKFGAWEVAVNALNLTDKQYFTNAYSCKGGIYPSNGRQMKLSARYDF; encoded by the coding sequence ATGACTGCTCCCGTATTACACCGCCGCGCGCCGGCAATGGCGCCGCGCGCCCTGGTTTCCGCCATTTCCCTGTGCTTCATCGCCGCCGCTCCCGCCTTCGCGCAAACCGCGAACAAGACGCTGGACCAGATCGTCGTCACGGGCTCCCGCTTCAACAGCGATCCGGCACTGCAGCCGATCGGTGCCACCATCATCACGGCCGATGAAATCCGCCGCGCGGGCGTCACGGATGTGAACCAGGCCATCCGCAAGATCGGTGGCGTCTACGGCCGCCAAGGCCTGGCTGGCAATCCGGATAACTTCACCCTGGACCTGCGCGGTTTCGGCGCCACCGCCAGCCCTAACATGGTCGTGGTGCTCGACGGCGTGCGCCTGTCGGAAAATGAGCTGGCCGATCCCCTGCTGACAACTATTCCCATCGATAGCGTGGAGCGCATCGAAATCACGCGCGGCGGCAGCAGCGTCCTGTACGGCGACGGCGCGACGGGCGGCATCATCAATATCGTCACCAAGCGTCCAGGCAAGCAGGCAGGCCGTGGCACCGTATTTGCGGAAGCAGGCCAACTGGGCCAGCGCGAAGTGCGCGGCTCCGTTGCACAATCCTGGGACAACGTGGCGCTGAACGCCGCCATCGGCCGGCTGGAAACGGACAACTACCGCGATAACAACGAATACAAGCAAAATACCTTCAGCGGCGGCGCGCAATGGAGCGGCAAGGATATTCGCGCCGGCCTGCGTATCGACAGCACGCGCCAGGATATCCGCTTCCCGGGTAGCCTCACAATGGCCCAGTTTGAAGCCAATCCACGCCAGACAAACACGCCAAAAGATTTCGGTTCGATCGACAGCGACCGCTACACCGCGTTCGCCGAGGGACGCCTGGGAGCAGTGGATCTGGCAGCGGAATTATCTCGCAGCGAAAAGACAGCCAAGTCGATCTTCGGAAGCCCAAGGCAGGCCAAAACCAAACAAAACCAGTTTTCACCACGCCTGCGTCACCTGGGCCAGTTTGACGGCATGCTCAATGAGATCGTCGCAGGTGTCGACTTCATCAAATGGGACTCCAACATCGACAGCTCCTATTCGCTGGCCAAGGCGGATCAGAAATCGCAGGCATTCTATGTGCGCGATGAACTGAAATTCGCCAGCCCGCAAAACTTCCGCATCGCCGCAGGCGTACGCCACGAAACCTTCGATAAGGACTTCAACGACCCTATCGGATACCCCACGACAGCCTACAACATCAAGCAGAACTTCAATGCCTGGGACGTACAAGGCAGCTTCGATGTCGTGCCGCAGGTAAATCTGTACGCCAAGGCCGGCCAGAGCTATCGCGTGGCGAACGCCGATGAAAACAACTCCACCCCCGTTGCAAACAAGCCCCTGCAAGGCCAGACCTCGCATGACCTGGAACTGGGCGCGACCTACGACAACAGCATCGTCAAGCTCGATGCCCGCGTCTTCCGCCACAAGCTAACCAACGAAATATATTTCGATCCGACGGCAGGTGCATCGGGCTGGGGCGCCAATACCAACCTGGATCCAACCAAGCACCAGGGTTTTGAGCTCGACGCCAGCGCGAATATCGCCGCTGACTGGAGAGTCAGCGGCCACTATCAGCACGTGAAAGCGACCTTCACCGAAGGGGCCAACTCGGGCAAGGAACTGACACTGATCCCGAAAAACACCCTGTCGGCTCGCCTGTCGTGGGTGCCGAAAGATGGCCAGAGCGCGGACTTCGGCGCCCAATGGGTAGACAGCCAGCGCTATGGCAGCGATTTTGCCAATACCTGTTCTTCCAAGATCCCGGCGTTCACGACGTTCGATGCCCGCTATGCACGCAAGTTCGGCGCCTGGGAAGTGGCGGTCAATGCCTTGAACCTGACCGACAAGCAGTACTTCACCAACGCCTACAGCTGCAAAGGCGGCATCTATCCTAGCAATGGCCGCCAGATGAAACTCTCGGCACGCTACGATTTCTAA
- a CDS encoding histidine phosphatase family protein has protein sequence MRLILVRHPTPQVTSGTCYGRSDVAVAPHEMATVRASLQATLPAGVPLYASPLRRCAGLATALAQDLPSSALRLDARLAEMDFGTWEMQPWHAIARADIDAWAADLAWYRPGGGENVLAMATRVDAFLGDLLREQHETAILICHAGTIRLLSALQARLPLEEAALLAARSAHKIAYGATVVVDF, from the coding sequence ATGCGCCTGATCCTCGTTCGCCACCCCACGCCGCAAGTCACCAGCGGCACCTGCTATGGCCGCAGCGACGTGGCGGTGGCGCCGCACGAAATGGCCACGGTGCGCGCCAGCCTGCAAGCGACTTTGCCGGCCGGCGTACCGCTCTACGCCAGTCCGCTGCGCCGCTGCGCCGGCCTGGCGACAGCCTTGGCGCAAGACCTGCCTTCCAGCGCCCTGCGCCTTGACGCGCGGCTGGCCGAGATGGATTTCGGCACATGGGAAATGCAGCCCTGGCACGCGATTGCGCGCGCGGACATCGATGCCTGGGCGGCCGACCTGGCCTGGTATCGCCCCGGCGGAGGCGAGAATGTGCTGGCGATGGCCACCCGTGTCGATGCATTTTTAGGCGATCTGTTGCGCGAACAACACGAAACGGCCATCCTCATCTGCCATGCGGGCACCATCCGCCTGCTGTCGGCACTGCAAGCCCGGCTGCCATTGGAGGAAGCGGCTCTGCTGGCCGCCCGTTCCGCCCATAAAATCGCCTACGGTGCGACGGTCGTCGTCGATTTCTGA
- a CDS encoding adenosylcobinamide-GDP ribazoletransferase: MTNPVSAAIHQCRLFFIALQFFTRLPIPRWVGFEPAWLQHASRYFPLVGVVVAAISGAVYLVASCLLPSAVAVLLAVAAGIYLTGAFHEDGFADMCDGFGGGMTRERVLEIMKDSRIGAYGAIGILCLLAIKCAALASLPPATVVATLFIAHPLSRLAAVSLIWLMNYARDEGKAKPMAQEMTTEEFIIATLCGLLPAIACGLLGIFDWATLVFAFVAAAAAAFWLGRKCQRRLQGYTGDCLGAVQQVAEVAIYLAILSSFQPPLRFY, from the coding sequence ATGACCAATCCCGTTTCCGCCGCCATCCACCAGTGCCGATTGTTCTTCATCGCGCTGCAGTTCTTCACGCGCCTGCCAATACCGCGCTGGGTGGGTTTCGAGCCGGCCTGGCTGCAGCACGCCTCGCGCTACTTCCCGCTGGTCGGCGTGGTGGTGGCGGCCATCAGTGGCGCCGTGTATTTGGTGGCCAGCTGTCTCCTGCCTTCGGCCGTGGCCGTGCTGCTGGCCGTCGCCGCCGGCATCTACCTGACGGGCGCCTTCCATGAAGACGGTTTTGCCGACATGTGCGACGGTTTCGGCGGCGGCATGACGCGCGAGCGGGTGCTGGAAATCATGAAGGATTCGCGCATCGGCGCGTATGGCGCCATCGGCATCCTCTGCCTGCTGGCCATCAAGTGCGCGGCGCTCGCTTCGCTGCCGCCTGCCACAGTAGTAGCGACATTATTCATCGCCCACCCGCTCTCGCGCCTGGCCGCCGTGTCGCTGATCTGGCTCATGAACTACGCACGCGACGAAGGCAAGGCCAAGCCGATGGCGCAAGAGATGACGACGGAAGAATTCATCATCGCCACCCTCTGCGGCCTGCTGCCCGCCATCGCCTGCGGCCTGCTGGGTATATTTGACTGGGCCACGCTGGTCTTTGCCTTCGTGGCGGCGGCAGCTGCCGCATTCTGGCTGGGCCGCAAATGCCAGCGCCGCCTGCAAGGCTACACGGGCGACTGCCTGGGCGCCGTGCAGCAGGTGGCGGAAGTGGCGATTTACCTGGCCATCCTGTCCAGCTTTCAACCTCCATTGCGCTTCTACTAA
- the cobT gene encoding nicotinate-nucleotide--dimethylbenzimidazole phosphoribosyltransferase, translating into MPIPHITSTANPALASALQHAINSKTKPLGSLGMLETLAHQIGLIQQGTQLALHQPAIIVFAADHGVVAEGISAYPQSVTWQMVENFLGNGAAINVFARQADCALYIVDAGVNHDFGPRDGLLDRKQGHGTRNFAKEPAMSKEQCLAAMRAGMELVATLDGNVLGFGEMGIGNTTTAAALMHKLTGTPVADCVGAGTGLSKDGVLHKQRVIEAAAAHHATVNEPLDVLATFGGFEIAMMAGAMLKAAERRMILLIDGFIVSSALLVAARLQPAILDYCVFSHCSDENGHRQLLASLDARPLLHLDLRLGEGTGSALALPLLHAAVNFMREMATFASAQVSEKSTPD; encoded by the coding sequence ATGCCTATCCCACACATTACATCTACCGCCAATCCCGCCCTGGCCAGCGCACTCCAACACGCCATCAATAGCAAGACCAAGCCGCTGGGCAGCCTCGGCATGCTGGAAACCCTGGCCCATCAGATCGGGCTGATCCAGCAAGGCACGCAACTGGCATTGCACCAGCCTGCCATCATCGTTTTCGCGGCCGATCATGGCGTCGTCGCGGAAGGCATTTCCGCTTATCCGCAAAGCGTGACCTGGCAAATGGTGGAGAACTTCCTCGGCAACGGCGCCGCCATCAATGTCTTCGCCCGCCAGGCAGATTGCGCCCTCTATATAGTAGACGCTGGCGTGAACCATGATTTCGGCCCGCGCGACGGCTTGCTTGACCGCAAGCAAGGCCACGGCACCCGCAACTTCGCCAAAGAGCCCGCCATGAGCAAAGAGCAATGCCTGGCCGCCATGCGAGCGGGGATGGAGCTGGTCGCCACCCTGGATGGCAATGTGCTGGGCTTTGGCGAAATGGGTATCGGCAACACCACCACTGCCGCGGCACTGATGCACAAGCTGACGGGCACACCCGTCGCCGATTGCGTGGGCGCCGGCACCGGCCTGTCGAAAGATGGCGTGTTGCATAAACAACGAGTGATCGAAGCGGCCGCTGCCCATCACGCGACAGTCAATGAGCCGCTCGACGTGCTGGCCACCTTTGGCGGCTTCGAAATCGCCATGATGGCCGGCGCCATGCTCAAGGCGGCCGAACGGCGCATGATTCTGCTGATCGACGGCTTCATCGTCAGCAGCGCCCTGCTGGTGGCGGCCCGTTTGCAGCCGGCCATCCTCGATTATTGCGTGTTTTCGCACTGCTCCGATGAAAACGGCCATCGCCAGTTGCTGGCCAGCCTGGACGCACGTCCGCTGCTGCACCTCGATTTGCGCCTCGGCGAAGGCACGGGTTCGGCGCTGGCCTTGCCGCTGCTGCACGCGGCCGTCAACTTCATGCGCGAGATGGCGACGTTTGCCTCGGCCCAGGTCAGCGAAAAGTCCACGCCAGACTAA
- the pedF gene encoding cytochrome c-550 PedF, producing MTYSIRTLLGVAAAGAVALTSLLTLPHAYAHGNVTPQGVDTTGLPKVGDKWLEQNPYRGNKLALTVGTSAYNQNCARCHGIEAISGGIAPDLRQLDRDCFGIKNETKKQACYKETDNYYLTTIRHGKVRNGAVYMPPFEGVFNQEAMWAIKTYLETRRESN from the coding sequence ATGACCTATTCCATTCGTACCCTGCTCGGCGTTGCCGCCGCCGGCGCCGTTGCCCTCACTTCCCTGCTGACCTTGCCGCATGCCTATGCGCACGGTAATGTCACGCCGCAAGGCGTCGACACCACCGGCTTGCCCAAGGTGGGCGACAAGTGGCTCGAACAAAACCCGTATCGTGGCAACAAGCTGGCCTTGACTGTAGGCACCTCGGCCTACAACCAGAATTGCGCCCGCTGCCACGGCATCGAAGCCATCTCGGGCGGCATCGCGCCGGACTTGCGCCAGTTGGACCGCGATTGTTTTGGTATCAAGAATGAGACAAAGAAACAGGCTTGCTACAAGGAGACGGACAATTACTACCTGACCACCATCCGCCACGGTAAAGTGCGCAATGGCGCCGTGTACATGCCGCCGTTCGAAGGCGTATTTAATCAGGAAGCCATGTGGGCCATCAAGACCTATCTGGAAACCCGTAGAGAATCGAACTGA
- a CDS encoding substrate-binding periplasmic protein, with translation MRSFQFRGARAMISLACLALCAAAPARADWQKVQQSGSLKVAVYNEFAPFSDKGAGIDIDIAEALAKKLGLKLSLLPFPAGENLNDDLRNMVWKGHYLGYGPADVMLHVPVDKKLMADNDKVEIFAPYYVETVRLARSAQAVPQFDGVASLAGKRIGVEKVSIAAMLMLGEDNGKYRDDVRIFDTAAEALQQLQAGKLDAVLANRSEIESVLKSDPAFPLSEVAFARLPRAGWAVGLAVSKQQLDVARLLQEAMNEMAATGELKTIFEKYGVKEARP, from the coding sequence ATGCGTTCATTTCAATTCCGCGGCGCGCGCGCGATGATCTCGCTCGCTTGCCTGGCGCTGTGCGCAGCCGCGCCGGCGCGCGCCGACTGGCAGAAAGTGCAGCAGTCGGGCAGCCTGAAAGTGGCTGTGTACAACGAGTTCGCGCCGTTTTCCGACAAGGGGGCGGGCATCGATATCGACATCGCCGAAGCGCTGGCGAAAAAGTTGGGCTTGAAACTGAGCTTGCTGCCATTTCCCGCCGGCGAAAACCTGAACGATGACTTGCGCAATATGGTGTGGAAGGGGCATTACCTCGGTTATGGTCCTGCCGATGTGATGTTGCACGTGCCGGTCGACAAGAAGTTGATGGCGGATAACGACAAGGTCGAGATCTTCGCGCCGTATTACGTGGAAACCGTGCGCCTGGCGCGTAGCGCGCAAGCCGTGCCGCAATTCGATGGCGTCGCTTCGCTGGCTGGCAAGCGCATCGGCGTGGAAAAGGTATCGATCGCCGCCATGCTGATGCTGGGCGAAGATAATGGCAAGTACCGCGACGATGTGCGCATCTTCGATACGGCGGCCGAAGCCTTGCAGCAATTGCAGGCGGGCAAGCTCGACGCCGTGCTGGCCAATCGTTCGGAAATCGAATCGGTGCTGAAAAGCGATCCCGCTTTCCCCTTGAGCGAAGTGGCGTTCGCCCGCTTGCCGCGCGCGGGCTGGGCCGTGGGCCTGGCCGTCAGCAAGCAACAACTCGACGTGGCCAGGTTGCTGCAAGAAGCCATGAACGAGATGGCGGCCACCGGCGAATTGAAAACCATCTTTGAAAAGTATGGCGTGAAGGAAGCGCGGCCGTAA
- a CDS encoding TonB-dependent receptor family protein, which produces MQHRFRLNTIASLFVAGSATLAPHVFAAEAADLANGQLMDTVVVSGSRIAHPSQEVPASIDVVDSARIQDGQIRVNASEALAAVPGLVVQNRQNYAQDLQISSRGFGARSAFGVRGVKLISDGIPASMPDGQGQAATFNLDTAERIEVLRGPFSAIYGNHSGGVIQLFSKDGQNPPSVELNVTGGSYGTNKVDLTAQGQAGGIGYVLDGSRFRTDGFRDHSAATREQAFGKITVKPTADSKLTIVANSLHQGNTQDPLGATWATFARDPRAGETDASDTQNPKRTLAERYNTRKSIDHQQIGATYEQSFGDDRLHVMVYGGNREVIQYQAFSKFLQNQTINGILTHSGGVVDFQREFYGIDTNWLHVNQLAGGKLSTTIGIDYGRSSDDRTGYENYIGNTFGVKGKLRRDEQNVVSSLDPYIQAEWQSGPWLLSAGLRYSKMKVAVDDHYLSNGNDSGSLEFSHTTPVLGLLYKLTPNVNVYASAARGFEAPTLNELFYSGTGGGFNYQLKPATSTNLEAGIKARIANNTHVNAAVFQIKTNDELVVDKSSGGRTSYRNAGKTLRQGMEVSLDSNLPYGFTTKVALTSLHAVYDQAFGSVREGSRLPGVPSANLFAELAWKDTLDRFGAALESVASNQVYAEDSNIEKPAPGYTVFNARFNAKQNVGNWRFKEFARLNNLFDKTYVGSVIVGDSNKRYYEAAPGRNWLLGVSAQYSF; this is translated from the coding sequence ATGCAGCATCGTTTCCGCCTGAACACCATCGCCAGCCTGTTTGTCGCTGGTAGCGCCACCCTCGCCCCCCACGTCTTTGCCGCCGAGGCAGCTGACCTGGCCAACGGGCAACTGATGGATACGGTGGTCGTCAGCGGCAGCCGCATCGCCCACCCCAGCCAGGAAGTGCCGGCCTCGATCGACGTCGTCGACAGCGCCCGTATCCAGGATGGCCAAATCCGCGTCAACGCGTCGGAAGCGCTGGCCGCCGTGCCGGGCCTGGTCGTGCAAAATCGTCAGAACTATGCGCAAGACTTGCAGATCTCGTCGCGCGGCTTCGGCGCCCGCTCGGCTTTCGGCGTGCGGGGCGTCAAACTGATCAGCGATGGCATTCCCGCCAGCATGCCGGACGGCCAGGGCCAGGCCGCCACCTTCAACCTCGACACGGCCGAGCGCATCGAAGTACTGCGTGGACCGTTTTCTGCCATCTACGGCAACCATTCGGGCGGCGTGATCCAGCTGTTTTCCAAGGATGGACAAAATCCCCCGTCCGTCGAATTGAATGTGACGGGCGGCAGCTATGGCACCAACAAGGTGGACTTGACGGCGCAAGGCCAGGCCGGCGGCATCGGCTACGTGCTCGACGGCTCGCGCTTCCGCACCGATGGTTTCCGCGACCACAGCGCCGCCACGCGCGAACAGGCGTTCGGCAAGATCACCGTCAAGCCGACGGCGGACAGCAAGCTGACCATCGTCGCCAACAGCCTGCATCAGGGCAACACACAAGATCCGCTGGGCGCCACCTGGGCCACGTTTGCCCGCGACCCGCGCGCCGGAGAAACCGATGCGAGCGACACGCAGAACCCGAAGCGCACCCTGGCCGAGCGCTACAACACGCGCAAGAGTATCGACCACCAGCAAATCGGCGCCACCTATGAACAGTCGTTCGGCGACGACCGCCTGCATGTAATGGTGTATGGCGGCAACCGCGAGGTGATCCAATATCAGGCCTTCTCCAAGTTCCTACAAAATCAAACTATTAATGGAATACTCACACATTCAGGCGGCGTGGTCGACTTCCAGCGTGAGTTCTACGGCATCGACACCAACTGGCTGCACGTGAACCAGCTGGCAGGCGGCAAGCTGAGCACCACCATCGGCATCGATTACGGCCGCTCCAGCGACGACCGCACGGGTTATGAAAATTACATCGGCAACACGTTTGGCGTAAAAGGCAAGCTGCGCCGCGACGAGCAAAATGTCGTCTCCAGCCTCGATCCCTATATCCAGGCGGAATGGCAAAGCGGCCCATGGCTGCTCAGCGCAGGTTTGCGCTACAGCAAGATGAAAGTGGCGGTCGACGACCACTATCTCAGCAATGGCAACGACAGCGGCAGCCTGGAGTTCAGCCACACGACACCGGTGCTGGGTCTGCTGTATAAACTGACGCCGAACGTCAACGTCTACGCCAGCGCCGCGCGCGGTTTTGAGGCACCTACCTTGAATGAACTGTTTTACTCGGGCACGGGCGGCGGCTTCAATTACCAGCTGAAACCAGCCACCAGCACCAACCTGGAAGCGGGCATCAAGGCCAGAATCGCCAACAACACCCACGTAAACGCGGCCGTGTTCCAGATCAAGACCAACGACGAGCTGGTGGTCGACAAGTCCAGCGGCGGGCGCACCAGCTATCGCAATGCAGGTAAAACCTTGCGTCAGGGTATGGAAGTGTCGCTGGACTCGAACTTGCCATATGGCTTCACGACAAAAGTAGCCCTCACCAGCCTGCACGCCGTGTATGACCAGGCGTTTGGCAGCGTGCGCGAAGGCAGCCGCTTGCCGGGCGTGCCCAGCGCCAATCTGTTCGCGGAACTGGCCTGGAAAGACACGCTCGACCGTTTTGGCGCGGCGCTGGAAAGCGTGGCCAGCAACCAGGTCTACGCGGAAGACAGCAACATCGAAAAACCGGCGCCCGGCTATACGGTGTTCAATGCGCGCTTCAACGCCAAACAAAACGTGGGGAATTGGCGCTTCAAGGAATTTGCCCGCCTGAACAATCTTTTCGACAAGACCTACGTGGGCTCCGTCATCGTCGGCGACAGCAACAAGCGCTACTATGAAGCGGCGCCTGGCCGCAACTGGCTGCTGGGTGTCAGCGCCCAATATAGTTTCTAA
- a CDS encoding beta-propeller fold lactonase family protein: MPNFFLRLRQVFWLLPALASTAVQAVPFAYVPNEKSGTLSVIDTATDQVVRQIAAGKRPRGIAANPSGRQLFVTDAASSALLLIDNAGGAPVRTVALGKSPEGVSASQDGSHVAVAVEENNSVALLDGHTGSLLADIKVHGRNPEHAVFSPDGRWLLVSAEEAEQVDVIDVAQRRQVASIAVGLRPRGIGFSPDSGRAYVACELVNAVYVIDMAARKAIATIPAGKNANGIVVHPGGKQVYVSNGIDGTVMVIDTASNKVTATIPVGKRPWNMAITPDGAKLYVANGRSNSVSVIDTASARKVADIAVGELPWGVVIR, encoded by the coding sequence ATGCCCAACTTCTTCCTGCGCTTGCGCCAAGTTTTCTGGCTGTTGCCGGCGCTCGCCAGCACCGCCGTCCAGGCCGTCCCCTTTGCCTATGTTCCCAATGAAAAATCGGGCACCCTGAGCGTGATCGATACGGCCACCGATCAGGTCGTGCGCCAGATCGCCGCGGGCAAGCGTCCGCGCGGCATTGCCGCCAACCCCAGCGGGCGGCAATTGTTTGTCACGGACGCGGCCAGCAGCGCCTTGCTGCTGATCGATAACGCTGGCGGCGCGCCCGTGCGCACGGTGGCGCTGGGCAAGTCGCCGGAAGGTGTCAGCGCTTCGCAAGATGGTAGCCACGTGGCCGTGGCCGTCGAGGAAAACAATAGCGTGGCCTTGCTCGACGGGCATACAGGCAGCTTGCTTGCCGATATCAAGGTGCACGGACGTAACCCGGAACATGCCGTGTTCAGCCCCGATGGGCGCTGGCTGCTGGTCAGCGCGGAAGAGGCCGAGCAAGTCGACGTCATTGATGTGGCACAACGCCGCCAGGTCGCGTCCATTGCCGTGGGACTGCGTCCGCGCGGCATCGGCTTCAGTCCGGACTCGGGCCGTGCCTACGTGGCGTGCGAACTGGTCAATGCCGTCTACGTCATCGACATGGCCGCGCGCAAGGCTATTGCCACCATTCCCGCTGGCAAGAATGCGAATGGCATCGTGGTCCATCCCGGCGGCAAGCAGGTGTATGTCTCGAACGGTATCGACGGCACGGTGATGGTGATCGACACGGCCAGCAACAAGGTGACGGCCACCATTCCCGTCGGCAAGCGCCCGTGGAATATGGCCATCACGCCCGATGGCGCCAAGCTGTACGTGGCCAATGGCCGCTCGAACAGCGTTTCCGTCATCGACACGGCCAGCGCGCGCAAGGTGGCCGATATTGCCGTGGGCGAATTGCCATGGGGCGTGGTGATTCGCTAG
- the adh gene encoding aldehyde dehydrogenase, which translates to MNLADISKLGVANPFKQRYDNYIGGKFVAPVKGEYFPNITPITGLPFCEIARSTAEDVDLALDAAHAAKDAWGKTSPAERANILNRIADRIEQNLSLIATAETIDNGKPIRETMNADIPLAIDHFRYFAGCIRAQEGSVAQIDAETYAYHYHEPLGVVGQIIPWNFPILMAVWKLAPALAAGNCVVLKPAEQTPASIMVLIELIGDLLPPGVLNIINGFGLEAGKPLASSKRIAKIAFTGETGTGRLIMGYAAQNLIPVTLELGGKSPNIFFEDVMDADDDYFDKCLEGFTMFALNQGEVCTCPSRVLIQESIYEKFIERALKRVAAIKQGNPLDSSTMIGAQASQEQLEKILSYLDIGRQEGAEVLAGGERNTQAGDLEGGYYVRPTVFKGNNKMRIFQEEIFGPVVSVTTFKDEAEALAIANDTLYGLGAGLWTRDGSRAFRMGRAIQAGRVWTNCYHLYPAHAAFGGYKQSGIGRENHKMMLDHYQQTKNLLVSYSPKALGFF; encoded by the coding sequence ATGAATCTCGCAGACATCAGCAAACTGGGCGTAGCCAATCCCTTCAAACAACGCTATGACAATTACATCGGCGGCAAATTCGTTGCCCCAGTAAAAGGTGAATACTTTCCTAACATCACGCCGATCACCGGCTTGCCGTTTTGCGAAATCGCCCGCTCCACGGCCGAGGACGTCGATCTGGCCTTGGACGCCGCGCATGCCGCCAAGGATGCCTGGGGCAAGACCTCGCCTGCCGAGCGCGCCAATATCCTGAACCGCATCGCCGACCGCATCGAGCAGAACTTGAGCCTGATCGCCACGGCGGAAACCATTGACAACGGCAAGCCGATCCGCGAAACGATGAATGCCGACATTCCGCTGGCCATCGACCATTTCCGTTATTTTGCCGGCTGCATCCGCGCGCAGGAAGGTTCCGTCGCGCAAATCGATGCGGAAACCTATGCCTACCACTACCACGAGCCGCTCGGTGTCGTGGGTCAGATCATTCCATGGAATTTCCCGATTCTGATGGCCGTGTGGAAACTGGCGCCAGCCCTGGCCGCCGGCAATTGCGTGGTACTCAAGCCGGCCGAGCAGACCCCAGCGTCCATCATGGTGTTGATCGAGCTGATCGGCGACTTGCTGCCACCGGGCGTGCTGAACATCATCAACGGTTTCGGCCTGGAAGCGGGCAAGCCGCTGGCCTCGAGCAAGCGCATCGCCAAGATCGCCTTTACGGGCGAAACGGGCACGGGCCGCTTGATCATGGGGTACGCGGCGCAAAACCTGATTCCCGTCACCCTGGAGCTGGGCGGCAAGTCGCCGAACATCTTCTTTGAAGACGTGATGGATGCTGACGATGACTATTTCGACAAATGCCTCGAAGGCTTCACCATGTTTGCGCTGAACCAGGGCGAAGTGTGCACCTGCCCGTCGCGCGTGCTGATTCAGGAATCGATCTACGAGAAATTCATCGAACGGGCCCTGAAGCGCGTGGCGGCCATCAAGCAGGGCAACCCGCTTGACTCGTCCACCATGATCGGTGCGCAGGCGTCGCAGGAGCAGCTGGAAAAAATCTTGTCCTACCTCGACATCGGCCGTCAGGAAGGCGCGGAAGTGCTGGCCGGCGGCGAGCGCAACACGCAGGCGGGTGACCTGGAAGGCGGCTATTACGTGCGTCCGACCGTGTTCAAGGGCAACAACAAGATGCGCATCTTCCAGGAAGAAATCTTCGGCCCCGTCGTGTCCGTGACCACCTTCAAGGATGAGGCCGAAGCGCTGGCGATTGCCAACGACACCTTGTATGGCCTCGGTGCCGGCTTGTGGACGCGTGACGGTTCGCGCGCCTTCCGCATGGGACGCGCCATCCAGGCGGGTCGCGTGTGGACCAATTGCTACCACCTGTATCCAGCTCACGCCGCGTTCGGCGGTTACAAGCAATCGGGTATCGGCCGCGAAAACCACAAGATGATGCTCGATCACTACCAGCAAACGAAGAACTTGCTGGTGAGCTATAGCCCGAAAGCGCTGGGCTTCTTCTAA